From one Pseudopipra pipra isolate bDixPip1 chromosome 2, bDixPip1.hap1, whole genome shotgun sequence genomic stretch:
- the HMGN1 gene encoding non-histone chromosomal protein HMG-14: MTPCPAASAPPAGPGPGAPHPRRGITHDGGAGGQEDLERVAEEHGAEHQQPRTALRHGRAPPTAALTALRDRDRDRDGGLRSAPGAGAGSGSGGAAAARGLGDMRGPVTAGIQWVPRARSRAGAERCPGPPIPSHPAAPPAPIRLDPVAAPLALLGWGGGEAVSLRSRAVARRQPPQRSQQPPGGSSRSSGSLAMPKRKVTVADGDAPAEPKRRSARLSAKPAPAKAEPKPKKLPAKDKTEDKKAQKGKKGPKGKQTEETNQEQTKDNLPAENGEAKTEETPAPDAAAEKEVKSE; this comes from the exons ATGACGCCCTGCCCAGCGGCCTCGGCCCCCCCAGCCGGCCCAGGGCCCGGTGCCCCCCACCCCCGGCGGGGCATCACTCACGAcggaggagcaggagggcaggaggaTCTTGAGCGCGTTGCAGAGGAACACGGCGCTGAGCACCAGCAGCCACGCACCGCCCTCCGCCATGGCCGGGCCCCGCCGACAGCAGCTCTGACGGCGCTCCGGGACCGCGATCGCGACCGGGATGGGGGGTTAAGATCGGcaccgggagcgggagcgggatCGGGGTCGGGCGGAGCGGCGGCAGCGAGAGGACTCGGGGACATGCGCGGCCCCGTGACCGCCGGTATCCAATGGGTTCCCCGTGCGCGCTCCCGGGCAGGGGCGGAGCGCTGCCCCGGCCcgcccatcccatcccatcccgccgctccccccgcTCCAATCCGGCTGGATCCTGTTGCGGCGCCGCTGGCgctgctgggatggggagggggggaggcgGTTTCCCTGCGCAGCCGGGCTGTGGCTCGCAGGCAGCCGCCGCAGCGCTCGCAGCAGCCGCCGGGCGGGAGCAGCCGCAGCTCCGGGAGCCTCGCGATGCCGAAGAGGAAG GTGACGGTGGCGGACGGGGACGCCCCGGCGGAG CCCAAGCGGCGATCGGCGCGTCTGTCCGCG AAACCCGCGCCGGCCAAAGCAGAGCCGAAGCCAAAAAAGTTGCCGGCAAAG GATAAAACTGAGGACAAGAAGGctcagaaggggaaaaaggggcCTAAAGGAAAACAGACAGAAGAGACGAACCAAGAACAGACAAAGGACAACCTGCCTGCAGAAAATGGGGAAGCTAAAACTGAGGAG ACCCCAGCACCTgatgcagctgcagagaaagaagTGAAGTCTGAGTAA